The genomic region attatctacttcccctttcaaaagaggccgagtatattatccgacaacaaaagggtgaacttgaaatgccctcctcttccattgtcacaccaccttaccctttcgagtaccaagagttcaagcccgatggagttgaagcaagaaatgattatttgactcttctcatgcaagcaatgcacaagcaagcctttgaggatcggaaaaatgcttacttggctcaatatccacccctcctacacttagctaggcaagaactacttgatccatcatgtcctttgcctagttgggcggatagagaagtcctatttccgagtgcatctagggttgttccgggtgacaatgaggttgtcgataatgaagaggttgatgataacattgatgaggaagcaagtgaagaaggagaagaggatggtgagcaaggtgaagaagaaagtgaagaagcaaatgaagagggaagtggcaatgagaccacttctaatgaggagagtgatgatagtaatgatatgatggaagattagcaagctttagaggctcctaccctctcatggtttgtctatttctctctttgttttaattatttttcttgatcattgttggagtagtcctagcaccatagaggactcacaccttggtaccattgaggtgttctcatttcattgttcccactttcaaaatccaaaatgacaaattagtttcatgcattgcatagtgtgtgcatgaactacacccttCCTTAAGACATTAGccatagtgtctaactcggtttggggaagttaatgcatacacaacgggaggtaatctaaattatcctctccgtcataacaaaaaaaccatgcatcatgtagtgtagattagtgtagattgcatttagtataaaaATCATGCATTATCTTTGCAtagtttcccatcattttggccattgaggacaatgcccatattagtgtggggatgggaattctaacacttaactcttattcaaaaacccaaaaaattgaaaaatttcgaaaatcataaaaatttcaaaattgaaaacccaaaaacatgtttatttcctattgtagtgtagtcttgtatatattgtcttgtatatactgttctatccttgttcacattgatcgactacgccacatccgagacatgaggatattgaaaaccacatggtatgatctttccaatctcctttttcctctttatgttaatgactatgtggctctattttgattgatgcggtataacaatgtgaacttaggacttgcatttagtttatatgtcatattagtagtagaatcacttgcattaggatgtatatattagttgcatcatagcatgtagttgcatttagataaattttttgaaaatgcctaattaggaactttgacaagagcaactaagccattacaaatactttttcaacttaagactttgcctactagaatggttgtaaaacaccctagatagtgtcatactagtgtcttttgacccatgacccaaagcctagtcaagggtttgcatgtgagtcacctatccaaccccgtgatgcgatgtggacttggttaacttgtctaggtgaccttgattgaccttgtggtaaggcaacccaaaaatattttctatcaataagtttgaagtgctcatttcgaaaattttgtcatgtggaagtaatttaatgccaaggaaacctcaaatgttatgaattgtttaATGCTGAGaaattaaattgttttgatggaggcgtaccacttcgatgtgctttggagcgggatccattgaattgggcccccacacggttgtgaattcggccgcccaaagacagagtgactatcaccccgaaaagctattgtctagaggttaaccggttgcctaataagcgattggcgaaagcaaaggacactagcccggaagggacaaaccccatcttaaatttttgaaatgtgaaagtcaaatgaggtcaatttttgaatactagtcatatccacccgttgtgtataaagatttgagcatttcattcccaaaaagcctttttgtcaagccactttgtcgagcttgggacgatccatgacctttacttttgtagagaattcgagacttgtcatgtcatatgctactagcatcatagggatcatcattccaccaccatccgatcgcccttgacgaaagcatttggaaattgaggacgaaagtagtctagtttaacaccatttggaggtgatttaatgccatcctcttagccttagtaatttgttaaactagtatttgtgaaggattacatgctcttaaatttgttcctctttagtgcctccgccgcttgatgaggaagtggctattccttttgtagatgcatccattatgtgattttgtgtgcttaatgtttggatgtgtcgccattttggcaagacccactttgccttgcaagaaggcatcctacctcatggttgtcttgttgtgagttgaaggggcggagtgagacccgctaattgtctcatatcggctatgttattaggttagtttaaataatggtcctagtctttgtcacctctttactcgggacgagcaaaggttcggtttggggatatttgatgtgaccatagttagcgcatatttagcccctgaattagccttgttcccatgctttttagtgcatatttgggtcatttattatctttagttctttgttttgcatattctttgagatttttttttttttttttggtgtaatgtgagtatatattatatcaataaatcaaatttTTAAAGGTTACATGAAGATCCAGGGATCGAGTCCCATAACAAACAAAATCAAGGTGCTACTCTATTGATCAGGGATCGAATCCCATCAACATCAATTCCGCATTTCATCTTAACTCTATTCCTTACATCCTCCTCTATTCGTGCTGCTACTATTTCCGGTCGTACCAAGCAGTCATTGACTCTCGCATTATTCCTTTGATACCAGATTGAATAAGTAAACGCATTGAACATAGCCACCTTTACCTTCCATCGAGGATTATCGCTTTTGGTTGCAATCAGGCTATTCACTGTAGGAAAACATCCGCCACACCATTGGGCTAAGCAGGATTGAATATTGACTGTATACACACAGGTATTAAACAAGTGGTCTACTGTTTCAGGTTGTAGCTGACATAGCAGGCAGAGGGCATCATCACAGCATCCGAATTTCACTAGTTTGCTCTTCACGTTCATGCCTTCATGCATTCTAAGCCAAGTAGTCATAGAATGTTTTGGCACATTCCAATTATTCCATACAATTGCAGGCCAATCAAGAGGGGTGTGATCAGGTGATAGCCAATCATACCCGTTCCTGATAGTATATCCTTTAGGATTCACAGTCCAGGTGCCATCTTCATAGCCATTCTTTAATTTTTCTTTTACTTTACATATGGACTTCCATACCCAGGTGGCATCAGCAGGTGGAGAATAGCCGTGCCAGTCTTGGTCTTTGATGTAGACATCACTAACCCATTTGATCCATAGTCGATCTGCCTTGCAATATATCCAGTCAACTAGCTTGCCCACAGTGGCTAGATTCCAGGTGTCTGCTCTTCTTATTCCCAACCCACCTTCCTTCTTAGGCAAGGTTACCTTATCCCAGGCAACCAAAGGGACTCTATGGTAGACAGTTGAGCCATCCCATAAGTAGTTCCTGCAAATGGCCATTATGTGATGTATGATGctttttggaatgatgaacatCTGCGCCCAATAGTTCTGGAGGGTGTTCAGAACTGAGTTGATAAGAGTCACCCTTCCAGCATAGGATAGCTTCTTTGCTCCCAGACTTCGAATTCTAGCTACCATTTTTTCAGTGATTGCATTGCATTCTAGCTTAGTAAGGCGTCCTGCTTTAATGGGCACTCCCAAGTAGTTGAACGGCATTGTGCCTTCCTTGAATCCAGTGACCATTTTTATCCCTTCCTTAATGTCTTCCTCAACTCCATTAAAGAAAATTTCTGATTTAGCATTGTTCAATGCTAGTCCAGATGCCTTAGAGAAGGAGGAGAAGGCTCTCATGAGTAACAGATTGATCGAGGCTTTCCTTTACAAAATAGAAGTAGGTCGTCTGCAAACATGAGATGGGTTAGCTTTAACTTCTTGCAAAGGGGGTGGTATTGGAATGGCCATCTGTTAGTGGCAAAGTTTATCAGTCTGGTTAGGTATTCCATACACATAGTGAAAAGAAGTGGGGAGATAGGGTCCCCTTGCCTCAGTCCCCTCTGACCTTTGAAGTACCCAAAATTACTCCCATTTAAGGACAGAGTGTAGGTAGGAGTTCTGACACATTGCATCACCAATTGAGTGAAATGATTTGGAAACTTTAGCCCATGGAGCATTTGTTCTACAAAATCCCATTCAATGGTATCGTATGCTTTTTGTAGGTCAATTTTGAATAGGCACCGTGGGGTGACTGCTTTCCTTGCATACAGATGGACAATATCTTGACATATGAGAACATTTTCAATGATAGACCTGCCCTTGACGAAAGCTCCTTGATTCTCATGGATAATATCAGGAAGGACCACTGCTAATCTGTTGCAGAGAAGTTTTGAGATTATCTTATAGTTCATATTACAACAAGCTATTGGTCGAAAATGGCTCACATTTGTGGGTCTATCACTCTTTGGAATGAGGGTGATATTAGTAGCATTAACTTGTGTAAGCATTCTTCCAGAGTTGAAGAATTCCATGATAGCACTACAGACATCCTCCCCCACAACATCCCAGGAGTCTCTGAAAAACCCACTAGTGTACCCATCTGGGCCTGGGGCTTTGTCTTTTGGGATAGTAAAAACCACCCTTTTGATTTCATCTTTAGTTATAGGAGCTAGTAATGCAGTAGTGTGATTCTCAGTACACAAAGGACCTGTCTGCAGGACCTCACTCCTCACTTGTTCAGACCTCTTTTGACTGCCCAGAAGTCCCTGATAAAAATTCAGGAATGCTCTCTGAATACTGGTTGTATCAGTACAGAGAGTGCCTTCTCGGTCCTCAATTTGCACAATCTTATTCCTCAAGCAGCGTGTTTTAATGGCAGAATGAAAGAAAGCAAAGTGTTCTTTGTCACCTTCATTAATCCATCTGAATTTTTGCTTTCTGCTGTAGAAAGCTATCCCTTGCTTTTGTCCAGTAGTTCACCTCTGCGGGCCCTGTAATTCAAGAGTAACGAGCTCCTTGTTATCATACTTATCCTCTATCTGCAGTTGGATATCCTCCAGCTCTTTTATTGCTTGACTAGCTCTCGGTTCCACATCGAAAAACAAATCCTGTTCAAATTCCCGAGTTCTCCCTTTAGGGATTTCGGTTTTTCTTTACCAAGGCAAACATTTTTGAGCCATGGATTTGTCGACTCCAATTGTGCTTGACAATATCAAGGAAATCGGGGCGAGTACTCACATATTTAGATACTTGAAGCTCGTATTACGTTTACTATCCAGTTTGGTATTTCTGACAACACATGGGGTGTGATCCATAATTCCCTCAGGGTGGAAGTGAGCATTCATGTCAGGAAAAACATCTAACCATTCGTTATTGATCAGGAATCTATCTATCTTGCTATTTgatctttgagattttgatcccttggtaggaaaggagtaagaatcttgcattttcatggcaaaacgagactaaattgatcgaatccaatgaccaagcatcaaggagagacaagatttagaaggcctttgtacatattatagtagaagagcaatgttgagaaaggaaccttgagtccccaaggaaatccccaaggattttatgaagaaaagggaagaaaagaagaagaaatgttgctgaggcacaatccgtgcggattgtctacaatccggccgtcctccacatgcacaatccgtgcggtttcatcccaagacgctcgggtttgcagccaccacaatccgcccggattcaccagaagccgcccgtgttccaccgccagaatccgcccgtcccgactccaaaacgcacggattcctgtacagcgcaatttcgtcttctccaagctacaaagaaagaagcccttccttcgaaaaataccggctcctccctgctcaatctaaaaagtgtaattactagtttagcccttagttaaccctaatgcatccccctaatttccactataaataccccattagtctaattagaagagtatgttcttcttatcaattcttagagtagttaatatcaatcaaatctctctttagttttgtaatcaacaattaatcaagttttaatacaagttttatttccttaatctctcttttgttcatcctttattttgggtaattgaagattatttgggttattattgggagattgacaacctctcaatcaagcatcaagtacttcttttatctttgctttattattggaatcactagtaggtataatcctcttaatccctttttaattattgttaattactttcatttattcatcatgtttcattttgttggtatgattgacaaccttgctagcatgatcaacatgataatgagtgagtagtctcttagctagggttaatgggtgattaggggaaaccaacatggggaatgattcatgcttaaattaatatgctttcatgttttatttgcttgcttgttttgatctcaactcatgcacatgttatgtttgatgaaatgcgagcctatgaatccttgcattttttacccatcacctatcttttcaatgagacttgtaagacataaaccaactcgagtctcattagaccatgcatgttgttgagtagggaagattaagtcgacttgtaggtgttgtacaatctaatcgattcggctccgggacccaaactttcctaggattgtaagatataacccaactcaatccatcacaacaataattgcttgcttataatttgagaacatgtttgtatgatcaattcccatgattcccctatgatcccatgacaccctagtgctttttatcaattgtttacaacccttttaattcatcttgcttgtttattttcattgctattttagttagtggccttctacatcaacccaaattgtgacacccctaagacaccactagtttcaatagaaatctcatctcaattcccgtcccttgggatccgacctttacttgcctctttactaattgtagagttgtttgtgaagctataaattgtgttttgattcggacgtgacccaacgaccacacttattcaattgtgaacacgaaatggaccgATCATccatgcatacctctttgttgatgctttgaagaaggagggtccaaaatgctatggtagcatgacccttgtgcacgTAGTCGAGAAAATGGAGCATgatagagatccatcatggttggtgcttggcgagatcatccaagccttggacaagaagtgctcttgtggagaagctgcctcatttggatctccaaggatcctccaagtgtggctattggagaggctaagttATGTAGAGcgtccggttgattcttcttcttattccttccgtcatcttactatgaggaagaagttgtactcggatagcttcacatccaccgaggcctattgggccgcattATTGGCGGATGAGGGGGGTCCTCACGTCCGTTGgttggtgccatggtggcacttgaggtccttcacggggttgcccgcttcgggtgttagtcctcgttctttgatggtggtggacttgaaggttgcttccttcatctatctcgaaaggctcatgaggcaaatggggcgtcaacaaaaggtgcccgctcaagatacccttgtccaagagaatgtttttcgaaactccgagctcgtggaggttttcgaaagatggtgggccactcggccactttgggaggtaccaaaccccgttgccatgaCCTGGGTGACTCCCGCCTATGTCAAGTGGTccagagctcaaaccttggaggaaaggtccaaatctcgtaaggacgaggttgttgacttgaagtatcgagaggttggcaagggccaactgtgccttctttgaggactatgttgatggagctagctcggatgtgatgaggccaccaaagaggagaagctcgggtcccaaataTGTAGTGGGCCATTTATGGGCTCGTTTTGGACCGAGCATGGGAtcttgcaagagaccggaggccgtcgccgttgtagatccattgaggatccgttccgaagggGAAGTCCATGTTAGGTGGGAtggcaagaagaacaaggggaagatgtaccccgagggaaaaaggcaagggtagaatggaagaatgaagacctccattacccactttattattatgttgtattagtgttgtgagtttttattatgttgtactagctatgttttgtgtgttttgtgctagttttattatgtgaggtatcttagttgacaccttagctttgacaagttgtagacttgccgagctttatttgttgttgaatttgtaatccttctcgttattaattaaataagaggattgttcgtgtcaaaattgtgaacgcttgtttcttccatccattttgtaaaggcaattcggcttgaattatcctaaacatttgcacttgggaaatggtatttttgtgggaagggagaaaggcttctttctttgtatttttgtgggaaagggaatgtttttccctttctttttggaaaggttgatatgggtgatgttttgtatgtgggtaaacaTAAGGGAATGTTGTTTTTCTTGattatggggatgttttttttattatggggatgttttttttttattatggggatggttgtatccttcttgtttaagaaaggactgcctacgtatccaccctaaggggtgaaatcaaaccatgatcgtagttcgaaatgttttgtaaatgttgattgggttttgtggttgtatctctctcgtataagaaggactgcctacgtatccacctgaagaggtaaaatcaaaccatgctcgtagttcagggttgTTTTGTTAGTGTAAATGGAtattgcctttgacagatcaaagggaattcgaaacgggcaaggtgccgcaacttagactcgataaaacatgcaatttcaaatcagaacgcgttgagtaacttgacttgaaaggattaaggtggttgctagttgtaaaactagggtgaggttgctggttgctacggttcaagggtagtatttcttgagttggtctaggttggtcgggtttgtaaaatcctccccgtctaggtcactcagtctcactgcgccccccgaaagtattttcttgaccaggtatggcccggcccagttgggtttgaatttccccctcggatcgacgggtaacggtgctcgaaccgacttgaggaccaagtcgccttccttgatgttcctgggtttaacccttttgttgaatgcccgttgtatacatcGTTGGTATAGCTAGACGTTGTGAAAGGCATTGAGTCATCGCTCGTCTAGGagcgtgagttgttcgtaccttcgacgggtccattctgcctcaggaacctgactctctagtaggatgcatagagatgggacctctaactttatcagctgaaccgcctccataccatatgctaggtagaagggggtgtgtagatacctcatttctgcacctcccgcaaaccacccggtgatgattgggccgcatgtttggtgcacggaacgatttatggtaattcgtaagtttatcgtcaagtgatagctcaaataattgtgtctaccccttggtggtcatctacgcgccgttacggttgttttgacagtaattagagtacatttggagtccgggtcgaaaaccgtcttcattttctaataaccgtttaaaatgccgagtcagaatattctggaatgttccggatatttctattccataatttaatcttttaatcttttggcaaggTATtttccgaaattatattttaaataataaggaaattgagatcaaccgcaattccataatagaaacgcggaaaatctttctttcgcaggaggaaacccttggggaaaggacgcagaacctactgcgcctcttccaagagccgcagtggttgttgcgcctcttccccagctcctttctgcgtattttaagatcttttcgagatttacttccaaagttttaccgaaaccctaattcctccgtgtgattagtataaatagggaccttcgttcctcatatttctcacgcgagtgtcaacccttctcttatccctttgcattctaagaccgcgctctttgcttattggcgtctacgttcttgaactttcgaccacgtaagctcggatccttctgagtaccagcctcgttttgcatgaccgaccaatttgaccaactccactcaatcaacttaatcaatatAGTTTAAATTCCTCCTACGAGgtcactttcgtcgtacattcgagtcgagcaatcactaatcgttaacttagttaatcacgtttcgtcaaacatgtaagtccgagggtgtaaatcccatcttttattattgtattttatttttgtactaatcattgtaagatttacgtcgaaagcacgtttaaaaccgatttataaaaccttttattcaaccTTTCTACGGATTAACGAGAGACAaatgtcgagaagaaacgcagcaactgctgcgcctcttcgaagagccgCATcatctgctgtgcctcttcctgaggctgccgcagttcctgcttttcttcttcttccttcgtcatTTGTTAACTCGTCTACTTTCTttcgtcttttcttatttttttcccTTATTTCGTtagtataataattttaatacGTAATTCATAGTAATTCATCTCTTtaaacccgacttaaatcccaagtaatcaatatttgcgggttttcgtcattaaatcaaatccgggttttggaggttcgattcatcaatatcaagtgtctggaattcgacctttggtatattttttcatctgtttattgtcatcatcatcaatagtttaacattaattaaacctaattagttagttttaataaatttaattcataattaatcttgtaattagtccttaattcgttctaattaatttgagtccgtcttttactgtttttatgacccgttcatatgtaaataacatgttaaatcacttccatccgagtcaaatattattaatcgatcattaaattcaccaatgaacattaacgatatccagttccggcttcacagccagaactcacctcaggaacagacgcagtgaccactgcgcctcttccaagggacgcagctctgctgcgcctgttccgggttgagttctgcctctgaacttccgttgtagCTTTGACCTAgcttattagtttacgtattaatcaattattattcgtattatcaccgcTAATCTGttctttaatttattttcccttcttttctaaaattatccgttttaaatgtattttcgacgtaaatcaattaaaccaatgtaattattgtaatttcaattattgtatttttttatcGTATTCTctattatcgtttgtttgtatgttttcacatgtaatcaaccttaaatcctactttcgacctaatgtatgctaaattacatgttcaccgacttaattaattctcacatgttaggattaatttattgtatgttgcattgcatgcatataatcgacaacatatcaagtatagatgattttccctaatcattagtagaggccgctatcgaggcgggcgggattaggtgtttgatcaaaagagcttcctaatatgtactctcaccccttactccagatctctgtgaacatccgtgttcattggcatccacgagattcattctagacatagaatgctaagggtaacgagttcttggtgttcatgtcattactttgcatcttgacatgacacgaagtattcgaacggtttccaattttccacaataaattggtggcgacttcacAAATACAAACGCTTCCTAAGcgaccccgtgggcccgcgtccacagtttggcgactccgctggggagtaatacacttacgtgttgccaagggtgaaacttgaacaaggttagggaatagtttatacgagacagttgtcggttttcataactcggtcttcctagatcgttttattcggccttcctaggcccaacccaacccattcgaccaatcgtcccgcctggacggtccaaattcttatctgggcctaaggatggatagcgatggacgtcaaccataccatgatgcttactcctgtttgtatcaagggctttcactactcgagggaatggactaggaatcggccttactcctatttggtatgagcctctccacagaccccgggtttgattgctcggtatggcaacccacccttcaaaccaaaaccctttaaatgcactcagcataccattataatgcctgtataaatgcttgtatcatatgtgatcaccattttttttaaacaaaaccatgacgaattttgtaaagtTCAAAagctcttttaaaatgtaaatattttcgaaaatggCCTAAATTTGCacaaaaccagtcgaaactctgtccgaaaatcgagtcaaaattcgggcctcgaagcccatttcaaagcctcacttcaagtccactcctacaactacactatagttgactaggaccaacatttcaaaactttgccatttttcaaacctcacttgacacaagtggcacactccgacttcacgagtcgagttttttctttgagtaagtgtgctagaatggtcgaccatgttttgattcgtcatcgatctcttgtccagtttccaagatgcctgaaactagcACCACAAGCGACAGTCGACCCaggaatggtaatgatcaaatcctagctgcgctcgctcgtctccaaactagccaagaccaagtgtatgatcgcttcaacacaatcgagggccggattgttgctgtagaaactaggctacctcctgcagaaaatgaagtGTCTAAATGAATTTGTGAATTAATTTGTGAATGACAACCCTCCACCTTATGTGGGACCATAAGAAGCTAAGCCAACCCTCtagtaggtcttactgaagctgagaagcgactccaatacttggaggagcaattgatttacgtcaaaggggatgatatttatagggaaaacaatcggaagtatgaggccgtgagtgccaaattgccaaccaacttcaacatgaaggatatcccgaaattcaaggggcatgaaaaccctttaaaccatatccgtgctttcaaggactacatgtctatcaaaggcatcaaactcgAGATGTTCTTaaagatctttccttcatctcttgacaccatccctaatcaatggttctactccctagaacataagaagattgccacctgggatgacgccgcaattgagttcgctaaacaatacgctgac from Silene latifolia isolate original U9 population chromosome 3, ASM4854445v1, whole genome shotgun sequence harbors:
- the LOC141649313 gene encoding uncharacterized protein LOC141649313 is translated as MRAFSSFSKASGLALNNAKSEIFFNGVEEDIKEGIKMVTGFKEGTMPFNYLGVPIKAGRLTKLECNAITEKMVARIRSLGAKKLSYAGRVTLINSVLNTLQNYWAQMFIIPKSIIHHIMAICRNYLWDGSTVYHRVPLVAWDKVTLPKKEGGLGIRRADTWNLATVGKLVDWIYCKADRLWIKWVSDVYIKDQDWHGYSPPADATWVWKSICKVKEKLKNGYEDGTWTVNPKGYTIRNGYDWLSPDHTPLDWPAIVWNNWNVPKHSMTTWLRMHEGMNVKSKLVKFGCCDDALCLLCQLQPETVDHLFNTCVYTVNIQSCLAQWCGGCFPTVNSLIATKSDNPRWKVKVAMFNAFTYSIWYQRNNARVNDCLVRPEIVAARIEEDVRNRVKMKCGIDVDGIRSLINRVAP